A window from Hymenobacter volaticus encodes these proteins:
- a CDS encoding NADPH-dependent assimilatory sulfite reductase hemoprotein subunit produces MADTIIKLSEVEHVKTASNYLRGTLADSLVNRITGALNPDDTHLIKFHGSYQQTDRDLDSERKRQKLEPLYSLMIRVRVPGGIATPDQWQRMDELSTKFANNTLKITTRQTFQLHGVLKRNLQKTILGFNQVFMDSIAGCGDVNRNVMCNPNPHQSEVHAQVYEVSRQISAHLTPRTSAYWELWLDGEQQHISAPNEGEEDAEPIYGKTYLPRKFKIALAIPPHNDTDIFANDLGLIAIEEKGQLLGFNVAVGGGMGMTFGMLDTYPRLADIIGFVPADKVVDLCEKVVTIQRDWGNRENRKYSRLKYTLDRVGLDVFRQELNHRLGYELELGRAYKFESTGDAFGWTTGPDGAHHLTLLVEGGRVADRPGNTLKTALREIAAFHTGDFRLTGNQNVIIANVAPEHRLTIQALLTEHGVEVAGNDLSGLRRGALACVALNTCSLAFAEAERYLPQLLTRLEESMKAYNLTQDDILLRMTGCPNGCARPYLAEIGLVGRSVGRYNLYLGAAFNGERLNKLYKEMLDEDGIVRELTPIFADYAENREPLERFGDFTVRRGYVHASTHGLNFHE; encoded by the coding sequence ATGGCCGATACCATCATAAAATTATCCGAAGTCGAACACGTCAAGACGGCCAGCAACTACCTGCGCGGCACGCTGGCCGATAGTCTCGTCAATCGGATTACGGGCGCCCTCAACCCCGACGATACCCACCTCATCAAGTTCCACGGCTCGTACCAGCAAACCGACCGAGACCTGGACAGCGAACGGAAACGCCAGAAGCTGGAGCCCCTGTACTCGCTCATGATTCGGGTGCGCGTGCCGGGCGGCATTGCCACGCCCGACCAGTGGCAGCGCATGGACGAACTGTCGACGAAGTTCGCCAACAACACCCTCAAGATAACCACCCGCCAGACGTTTCAGCTGCACGGGGTGCTCAAGCGCAATCTCCAGAAAACGATTCTCGGCTTCAATCAGGTGTTTATGGACAGCATTGCGGGCTGCGGCGACGTGAACCGCAACGTGATGTGCAACCCCAACCCGCACCAGTCCGAGGTGCACGCGCAGGTGTATGAAGTGTCGCGCCAGATCAGCGCCCACCTCACGCCGCGCACGTCGGCGTATTGGGAATTGTGGCTCGATGGCGAGCAGCAGCACATCAGTGCGCCCAACGAAGGCGAGGAAGATGCCGAGCCGATCTACGGCAAAACCTACCTACCGCGCAAGTTCAAGATTGCGCTGGCCATTCCGCCCCACAACGACACCGACATCTTTGCCAACGACTTAGGTTTAATTGCCATTGAGGAAAAGGGCCAGCTACTCGGCTTCAACGTGGCCGTTGGCGGCGGCATGGGCATGACGTTCGGCATGCTCGATACCTACCCTCGCCTCGCCGACATCATCGGGTTTGTGCCGGCCGACAAGGTAGTGGACCTCTGCGAAAAGGTGGTGACTATTCAGCGCGATTGGGGCAACCGCGAAAACCGCAAGTATTCGCGCCTCAAGTACACCCTCGACCGGGTTGGTTTGGATGTGTTCCGGCAAGAACTCAACCACCGCTTGGGCTACGAGCTAGAACTCGGCCGCGCCTACAAGTTTGAAAGCACCGGCGACGCCTTCGGCTGGACCACCGGCCCCGATGGCGCGCATCACCTCACGCTGCTGGTGGAAGGCGGCCGCGTAGCCGACCGCCCCGGCAATACTCTAAAAACCGCGTTGCGCGAAATTGCCGCCTTCCACACCGGCGACTTCCGCCTGACTGGCAACCAAAACGTGATTATTGCCAACGTAGCGCCCGAGCACCGCCTCACTATTCAGGCCCTGCTCACCGAACACGGCGTGGAAGTAGCCGGCAACGACTTGTCGGGGCTCCGGCGGGGGGCATTGGCGTGCGTGGCGCTGAATACCTGCTCGCTGGCATTTGCCGAAGCCGAGCGTTATCTTCCGCAGTTGCTCACCCGATTGGAGGAAAGCATGAAAGCGTATAATTTAACGCAAGATGATATCTTGCTGCGGATGACGGGCTGCCCCAACGGTTGCGCCCGCCCTTATCTGGCCGAAATAGGGTTGGTGGGCCGCTCCGTCGGGCGTTATAATTTGTATTTGGGAGCGGCTTTCAACGGCGAGCGGCTCAACAAACTGTATAAAGAAATGCTGGATGAAGATGGTATAGTGCGGGAGCTGACGCCGATTTTTGCTGACTACGCTGAAAACCGGGAGCCGCTTGAGCGGTTTGGAGATTTCACCGTCCGTCGGGGGTACGTGCACGCTTCCACGCACGGCCTGAACTTCCACGAGTAG
- a CDS encoding APC family permease, protein MRGAGVIFFVFIGFDIVATMAQETKNPQRNMPIGIIGSLLICTVLFVLFGHVMTGLANYTEFKNSAAPVAIAIEKTPYAWLSAAVILAIIIGYTSVILVDLLGQSRVFFSMAKDGLLPPVFGKIHPTFRTPLQSNLLLGLFIALFAGFVPISVVGEMTSIGTLLAFVMVCLGILIMRKKEPNAPRGFRTPWVPVVPILGILTCLVMMVSLPWETWLRLAVWLAIGLAIYYGYGKKHSKLRQQSELPAQEV, encoded by the coding sequence CTGCGCGGGGCGGGCGTTATCTTCTTCGTGTTTATCGGCTTCGACATTGTAGCCACGATGGCGCAGGAAACCAAGAACCCGCAACGCAACATGCCCATCGGCATCATCGGCTCCCTGTTGATTTGCACCGTGCTGTTCGTGCTATTCGGACACGTAATGACTGGTTTGGCTAACTACACTGAGTTCAAAAACAGCGCCGCGCCGGTGGCTATTGCCATCGAAAAAACGCCGTATGCCTGGCTTTCGGCGGCCGTTATTCTGGCAATTATCATCGGCTACACCTCGGTTATTCTGGTGGATTTGTTGGGACAGAGCCGGGTGTTTTTCTCGATGGCCAAGGATGGGTTGCTGCCGCCAGTGTTTGGTAAGATTCACCCCACGTTCCGTACGCCGCTGCAATCCAACCTGCTGCTCGGCTTATTCATTGCCCTGTTTGCGGGCTTCGTGCCGATTTCAGTAGTAGGCGAAATGACCAGTATTGGTACGCTGCTGGCCTTCGTGATGGTGTGCTTGGGTATCCTCATTATGCGCAAGAAAGAGCCGAACGCGCCGCGTGGTTTCCGCACGCCGTGGGTGCCCGTGGTACCTATTCTCGGCATCCTGACTTGCTTGGTAATGATGGTGTCGTTGCCGTGGGAAACGTGGTTGCGACTGGCCGTGTGGCTGGCTATTGGCCTAGCTATCTACTATGGCTACGGCAAGAAGCACAGCAAGCTGCGGCAACAAAGTGAGTTGCCTGCACAAGAAGTATAG
- a CDS encoding carboxypeptidase-like regulatory domain-containing protein: protein MKAHYASLLLVPAVALAAVPARAQDALIAISGTVYEKSTKQPLPGVSVSVKGASVGTQSDMNGKFELKSRLRFPFTLVFNTVGYEARELEVASGSQPIAVQLESRAIAVNEVVVSASRVEESRLKSPVAIEKLDIRAIKETPAPSFYDALENVKGVQMTTSSITFKVPNTRGFNIPNNFRFMQLVDGVDMQAATLGVPLGNAIGPTELDIASVEITPGAASALYGMNAINGMANLTTKSPFTYQGLSVYQKVGVNHVDGKDRDPSVLTETAVRYAQAFNNKFAFKVNFSYLRGTDWLADTQTDQNPQNLNSANPRFSELSGANNPAADLWNRYGDDRSGNVPVAIQYGGRTETFNVRRTGYYEKDLISPTVRNLKFDGGLFYKLTEKLELSYGYRYGLMDGIFQRGNKIQLKDVTVQNHKLELRGADYYVRSYVLVENTGDSYNLNPLALNLDLNNGSNTVWGNKFRTELQNQVNRGTDLATAMQQARAVADAGRAEPGTEAFNQLKNTITGINNWDSGVNVPGAPATGGAALWQRSRTYHNEAQWNVGRRIKFADVVLGADARVYEVIPDGNNFVDFSKPLADRTTPGGNNVYYKKFGALRKAPSCYCKTA, encoded by the coding sequence ATGAAAGCACACTACGCTTCTTTATTGCTTGTTCCGGCCGTGGCGTTGGCCGCTGTGCCTGCGCGGGCGCAGGATGCGCTGATAGCCATCAGCGGCACAGTGTACGAGAAAAGTACAAAGCAGCCGCTGCCAGGTGTAAGTGTGAGTGTGAAGGGCGCCTCAGTGGGCACGCAGAGCGATATGAACGGCAAATTCGAGCTGAAGTCGCGGCTGCGGTTTCCGTTTACGCTGGTGTTCAACACTGTAGGGTACGAAGCCCGGGAGCTGGAAGTAGCCAGCGGCAGCCAACCGATTGCGGTGCAGCTCGAATCGAGGGCCATTGCCGTGAACGAGGTGGTGGTGTCGGCGTCGCGGGTGGAGGAAAGCCGGCTGAAGTCGCCGGTGGCTATTGAGAAGCTGGACATCCGGGCCATCAAGGAAACGCCAGCGCCGAGCTTCTACGATGCGCTGGAAAACGTGAAGGGCGTGCAAATGACCACGTCAAGCATCACGTTCAAGGTGCCGAACACACGCGGCTTTAACATCCCGAACAACTTCCGTTTCATGCAGCTCGTGGATGGCGTGGACATGCAGGCGGCCACGCTCGGTGTGCCGCTCGGCAACGCTATCGGGCCAACGGAGCTGGATATTGCCAGCGTGGAAATTACGCCCGGCGCGGCGTCGGCGCTGTACGGCATGAACGCCATCAACGGCATGGCCAACCTGACCACCAAAAGCCCCTTCACGTATCAGGGGCTGAGCGTGTACCAGAAGGTGGGCGTCAACCACGTGGATGGCAAAGACCGAGACCCGAGCGTGCTGACGGAAACGGCCGTGCGCTATGCGCAGGCCTTCAACAACAAGTTTGCCTTCAAGGTGAACTTCAGCTACTTGCGCGGCACCGACTGGCTGGCCGACACCCAAACCGACCAGAACCCGCAGAACCTGAACTCGGCCAACCCGCGCTTCTCGGAGCTGTCGGGCGCCAACAACCCGGCCGCCGACCTCTGGAACCGCTACGGCGACGACCGGAGCGGCAACGTGCCGGTGGCTATACAGTACGGTGGCCGCACCGAGACTTTCAACGTGCGCCGCACCGGCTACTACGAGAAGGACTTGATTTCGCCCACCGTCCGCAACCTCAAGTTCGATGGTGGTTTGTTCTACAAGCTCACCGAGAAGTTGGAACTCTCCTACGGCTACCGCTATGGCCTGATGGACGGCATTTTCCAGCGCGGCAACAAGATTCAGCTCAAGGACGTGACCGTGCAAAACCACAAGCTGGAACTGCGCGGCGCCGATTACTACGTGCGCAGCTACGTTCTGGTGGAAAACACCGGCGACTCCTACAACTTGAACCCGCTGGCCCTCAACCTCGACCTCAACAACGGCTCGAACACGGTGTGGGGCAACAAGTTCCGGACTGAGTTGCAGAACCAAGTGAACCGCGGCACCGACCTGGCCACGGCCATGCAGCAAGCCCGCGCCGTAGCCGATGCCGGCCGCGCTGAGCCGGGCACCGAGGCATTCAATCAACTGAAAAACACCATCACCGGCATCAACAATTGGGACAGTGGCGTGAACGTGCCGGGCGCTCCGGCCACGGGCGGGGCGGCCCTCTGGCAGCGCAGCCGCACCTACCACAACGAGGCGCAGTGGAACGTAGGCCGGCGCATCAAGTTTGCCGATGTGGTGCTCGGGGCCGACGCTCGGGTGTACGAGGTGATACCCGATGGCAACAACTTCGTGGACTTCTCGAAGCCCCTCGCCGACCGCACCACACCGGGCGGCAACAACGTGTACTACAAGAAATTCGGGGCTTTGCGCAAGGCACCAAGCTGCTACTGCAAGACCGCCTGA
- the cobA gene encoding uroporphyrinogen-III C-methyltransferase — translation MSLTKIPRLTVLGAGPGDPELLTLKGARVLGEADVILYDALANNDLLSHARPDAVTIFVGKRRGMRSYSQDEINALIVEQARLHGHVVRLKGGDPFVFGRGREEMLYAEQHGLLTDYVPGISSAVAAAGSMGIPVTHRGASEGFRVITATTATGELSGSVREAASTRTTTVILMGLGELERIAALYCQHGQANTPAAIIQNGTLPNAQLVTGTVAELPSRAAAAGIGAPAIIVIGEVTRLATTHAEAATLLPGLTFPAFPAAYAEVA, via the coding sequence ATGTCACTCACTAAAATCCCTCGCCTTACCGTGCTAGGTGCTGGCCCCGGCGACCCGGAGCTGCTGACCCTGAAGGGGGCGCGGGTGTTGGGCGAAGCCGATGTCATCTTATATGATGCGCTGGCTAACAACGACTTGCTTAGCCACGCCCGGCCCGATGCAGTGACAATTTTTGTGGGCAAACGGCGCGGCATGCGCAGCTACAGCCAAGACGAAATAAACGCGCTGATTGTGGAGCAGGCCCGCCTACACGGCCACGTGGTGCGGCTGAAAGGTGGCGACCCGTTTGTGTTTGGGCGCGGACGCGAAGAAATGCTTTATGCTGAGCAACACGGCTTGCTTACCGACTATGTACCAGGCATTAGCAGCGCCGTTGCAGCGGCCGGCAGCATGGGCATACCGGTAACGCACCGTGGGGCCAGCGAAGGATTCCGGGTGATTACGGCCACCACGGCTACCGGCGAGTTGTCGGGGAGCGTGCGGGAGGCGGCCAGCACCCGCACTACTACGGTTATTCTGATGGGCTTGGGTGAATTGGAGCGGATTGCGGCGCTGTACTGCCAACACGGACAGGCCAATACACCGGCGGCCATCATCCAGAACGGCACCTTGCCGAACGCTCAGTTGGTAACGGGCACGGTAGCTGAGCTACCAAGCCGTGCGGCAGCGGCCGGTATTGGGGCCCCAGCCATCATTGTTATCGGGGAAGTCACTCGTTTGGCGACAACGCATGCCGAGGCTGCCACGCTGCTGCCAGGCTTAACCTTCCCGGCTTTTCCAGCAGCCTACGCCGAAGTAGCTTAA
- a CDS encoding TonB-dependent receptor domain-containing protein encodes MRGFAQGTKLLLQDRLKLNASLRLDYNPEFNPKLNPRIAAVYTAAKNHNFRASFQNGWRFPALFEALSFVNNGNVRRVGGLARVNEGLGFLDNSYTLTSLDNFTAAVSRDVAADNGGGTTAQKQQRAALNNRDVLQVANLPTMEPERINAFEVGYRSVLFDNRLALDLDAYYNVYSGFLGQVEVAVPKSGAVGTDASVLDMLTRGQQDRYRVYANARNQYRSYGSALGVTYNFYQKYTLAGNVNYNNIATNSTQDVFITGFNTPKWTTNLSFGNREVVRNVGFNVVWRYQDSFLWESQLANGRILAYQTVDAQVNVRIPVLKSTIKLGGTNLLNNRYIQYAAGPTIGGLYYVAVTFDNTILR; translated from the coding sequence ATTCGGGGCTTTGCGCAAGGCACCAAGCTGCTACTGCAAGACCGCCTGAAGCTGAACGCCTCGCTCCGCCTCGACTACAACCCCGAATTCAATCCTAAGCTAAACCCTCGGATTGCTGCCGTGTACACGGCGGCCAAAAACCACAACTTCCGAGCGTCTTTCCAGAACGGCTGGCGTTTCCCGGCGCTGTTTGAAGCCCTGTCGTTCGTGAACAACGGCAACGTGCGCCGCGTGGGCGGCCTGGCCCGCGTAAACGAAGGCCTCGGCTTCCTCGACAATTCCTACACGCTCACGTCCCTCGACAACTTCACGGCCGCCGTCAGCCGCGACGTAGCCGCCGACAATGGCGGGGGTACCACTGCCCAAAAGCAGCAGCGGGCCGCCCTCAACAACCGCGACGTATTGCAAGTAGCCAACCTGCCGACCATGGAGCCAGAGCGCATCAACGCGTTTGAAGTAGGCTACCGCAGTGTGCTCTTCGACAACCGTTTGGCCCTCGACCTGGATGCGTACTACAACGTGTACTCGGGCTTCTTGGGGCAGGTGGAAGTGGCCGTGCCGAAGTCGGGGGCGGTGGGCACGGATGCGTCGGTGCTGGACATGCTGACCCGCGGGCAGCAAGACCGGTACCGGGTGTATGCCAACGCCCGCAACCAATACCGCAGCTACGGCTCGGCGCTGGGCGTCACCTACAACTTCTACCAGAAATACACGCTGGCCGGCAACGTCAACTACAACAACATTGCCACCAACAGCACGCAGGACGTGTTTATCACCGGCTTCAACACGCCCAAGTGGACCACCAACCTGAGCTTTGGCAACAGGGAAGTGGTGCGCAACGTGGGCTTCAACGTGGTGTGGCGCTACCAGGACTCGTTCCTGTGGGAAAGCCAACTTGCCAACGGCCGGATTCTAGCCTACCAGACCGTGGACGCACAAGTGAACGTGCGTATACCTGTCTTAAAATCAACCATCAAGCTAGGCGGCACCAACCTGCTCAACAACCGCTACATCCAGTATGCCGCCGGCCCAACTATCGGCGGGCTCTACTACGTGGCCGTGACGTTCGACAACACCATCCTTCGCTAA
- a CDS encoding assimilatory sulfite reductase (NADPH) flavoprotein subunit produces the protein MSTPSSSSLPIGLDDKALNELTANLTNQQLLWLSGYLYGRAAETAQQSVAANSPAAAVAAPAAAQPTPAAAAPSRLTILYGSQTGNSKKVALQTAEAARQRGLEPTVRDMNDYPTRALASEQQLLVITSTQGEGEPPIAAEDLHQFLLGPRAPKLPALRYSVLALGDKSYLQFCQTGIEFDERLAALGAQRLADRVECDVEFQESAAQWADRVLDVLAQEVATAAPEVGPSTGAALAQAAAVSLNGGSQADLSVFRVTSSPVPALKPAVQHEDVQFDAPLLEKIQLNGRGSAKETYHLEFSLEGSGLQYEPGDALMVQPTNRPELVADVVKAARLDATAPVQLKGVELNLTTALTEHLELSVLTRDVLERYAALAPQYSELREALLGTTQLQAFLYGRDIVDLLTQFPIDLSAQHLAAVLRPLPARAYSIASSPLAHPDEVHLTVGAVRYEAHGRQKHGACSVYQADHLAIGDTARVWVDRNEYFKLPQNPATDIIMVGPGTGVAPFRSFVAERAESGAPGRNWLFFGNPEFTTDFLYQTEWQQHLKQGSLARLDLAFSRDQAEKIYVQHRLLEQAPQVFKWLEDGAYFYVCGDKTRMAADVRKALLTIIEQQSGQDADYAADYLKQLKKSRRYLEDVY, from the coding sequence ATGTCTACTCCCTCTTCTTCCTCGCTGCCAATCGGCCTCGACGATAAGGCACTCAACGAGTTAACAGCTAATCTCACCAACCAGCAATTGCTGTGGCTGAGCGGCTACTTATACGGCCGCGCTGCCGAAACTGCTCAGCAGTCGGTGGCCGCTAACTCGCCGGCCGCTGCTGTAGCAGCACCAGCCGCGGCGCAACCGACACCAGCGGCAGCTGCTCCTTCACGCCTTACCATTTTGTATGGCTCGCAGACTGGCAACAGCAAAAAAGTGGCCTTGCAAACGGCCGAGGCAGCGCGCCAACGCGGGCTAGAGCCCACCGTGCGCGACATGAACGATTACCCCACGCGCGCCTTGGCTTCGGAGCAACAATTGCTTGTGATTACCAGCACGCAAGGGGAAGGAGAACCGCCCATTGCCGCCGAAGATTTGCACCAATTCCTGTTGGGCCCGCGTGCGCCCAAGCTCCCGGCGCTTCGCTATTCAGTGCTGGCCCTCGGCGATAAAAGCTACCTGCAATTCTGCCAAACGGGTATTGAATTCGATGAGCGGTTAGCGGCCTTGGGTGCACAGCGCCTCGCCGACCGGGTGGAGTGCGACGTGGAATTTCAGGAGTCGGCGGCGCAGTGGGCCGACCGGGTGCTGGACGTGCTAGCGCAGGAAGTAGCTACGGCCGCACCTGAAGTTGGCCCAAGCACGGGAGCGGCTTTGGCACAAGCGGCGGCGGTATCCTTGAACGGCGGTAGCCAGGCAGATTTATCCGTATTCCGGGTGACCAGCAGTCCGGTGCCAGCGCTCAAGCCCGCGGTGCAGCACGAAGACGTACAGTTCGATGCGCCGTTGCTAGAGAAGATTCAACTCAATGGCCGCGGTTCCGCGAAGGAAACCTACCATCTAGAGTTTTCCCTGGAAGGCTCCGGCCTCCAGTATGAGCCCGGTGACGCGCTAATGGTGCAGCCCACGAACCGCCCCGAACTGGTGGCGGACGTCGTGAAGGCGGCTCGCCTCGATGCCACTGCGCCGGTGCAACTGAAAGGTGTGGAACTGAATTTGACCACTGCCCTAACCGAACACCTGGAACTGTCGGTGCTGACGCGTGATGTGCTGGAGCGCTACGCTGCCCTGGCGCCGCAGTACTCGGAGTTGCGCGAGGCGTTGCTCGGGACTACGCAGCTGCAAGCCTTCCTTTACGGCCGCGACATTGTGGATTTGCTTACCCAATTCCCCATCGATTTGTCGGCGCAGCATTTGGCGGCGGTGCTACGGCCGCTGCCGGCCCGGGCTTATTCCATTGCCAGCAGCCCATTGGCTCACCCCGATGAAGTGCACCTGACAGTAGGAGCGGTGCGCTACGAAGCCCACGGCCGCCAGAAGCACGGCGCTTGCTCGGTGTATCAAGCCGACCACCTGGCTATTGGCGACACGGCCCGCGTGTGGGTGGACCGCAACGAATACTTCAAGCTGCCGCAGAACCCGGCTACCGACATTATCATGGTAGGACCGGGAACGGGTGTGGCGCCGTTCCGCTCATTTGTAGCGGAGCGGGCCGAGTCGGGCGCGCCGGGGCGCAACTGGTTGTTCTTCGGCAACCCGGAATTCACCACCGATTTCCTGTACCAAACCGAGTGGCAGCAACACCTCAAGCAAGGCTCGCTGGCTCGCCTCGACTTGGCGTTTTCCCGTGACCAAGCCGAGAAAATTTACGTGCAGCACCGCCTGTTGGAGCAAGCACCGCAAGTGTTTAAGTGGCTGGAAGACGGCGCCTACTTCTACGTCTGCGGCGACAAAACCCGGATGGCTGCTGATGTACGCAAAGCACTCCTCACCATCATCGAGCAGCAAAGCGGCCAAGATGCCGACTACGCCGCCGACTACTTGAAGCAGTTGAAAAAGTCGCGACGCTACTTAGAGGACGTGTATTAA